In Pirellula sp. SH-Sr6A, the DNA window TATCCTTCTCGATCCTCCTTCCGTTTTCCTACTATCGAACCGCTTACCTCGGGGAATGGATGCAACTGAACCCGGACAAGAAGACCGAAGATGCCCCACCCTTCGATGAAGCCACGCTGGCGACAGTGAAGCAAAAGGTTGAGGCAAACGTCAAAAGCGTATTGACGGCTATCGTTCAAACGTCAGTCGAAGGAGAGGCCAAAGTCCCAAACATCACCGTCAGCCACTACGTCGACTTCCCCGGCGAAGAGATAGCAGGCCCCTCGGTCATGACGCAGACAGTCGATTGGCTCCAACAGTCGTGGCAGACACTTATGCTGGCTGCCATCGCACTCGCCGCAATCGTGTCGATGCGAAGCTTCGCGAAAACTGCGCCATCGACCGACGACCGACCGTTTGAGAACGGTTTTGATATCCCGATCGATGACGCAATCGACCTTAATCTGACAAGCCTCACAGGGGACGATGACGAATTGGGCTCGGGTGCATCGAATAGTTCTGAACCAGGAGTGCCACCTAAATTCAAGATCACCGGCGGTGACTTGAAAGGAAACCTTACAACCATGGTTCGCGAAAATCCGGACGCTGCAGCCACCCTCCTTCGCAACTGGATCGGCGGAACGCAAACCTAGTTCACTTCAGCGCAGAATCTCGCGGATGACTTGGCCATGCACATCGGTCAAGCGACGTTCTAAACCGTTGTAGTAAAACGTCAAACGTTCATGGTCCAATCCCAGCAGGTGCAAGATGGTGGCATGGAAATCGTGCACCGATACTTTGTTCTCGACGGCTTTGTAACCGAATTCGTCGGTTGCACCGAAGCTGAATGGGGCCTTGACGCCGGCACCCGCCATCCAGCATGTGAAGCCCTCGGGGTTGTGGTCCCGACCACTCGCTCCCTTCTGAAAGGTTGGCATTCGCCCAAACTCCGTGCACCAAACGACCAAGGTGTCTTGAAGCATTCCTCGTTGTTTCAAATCTTGGATCAACGCCGCTGTCGGTTGATCGAGCACTGGGCCATGCAAGTTGTACTGTTGCTCCAGTGCCTTATGACCATCCCAATTGCTTACTCCCTCTCCTCCTGTTTGGTAGGCACCGTTAAAAAGCTGCACGAAGCGAACTCCTTTCTCGAGCAACTTTCGAGCGAGAAGGCAGTTCTTGGCGTAAGAGGCTTTCAAGGGATGGGTGGTGTCGTCGGCGCCGTAATTCGCAAGCGTTGCGGCGGTTTCCGTCGAAAGGTCGCTCACCTCTGGGATGCTGAGTTGCATTCGAGCCGCTAACTCGTAGCTCGCAATGCGAGCCGCCAATTCGCTGTCCCCCGTATAACGCTCCTGCATCCGCTCGTTCATCTGTTTCAAAAACTCGCGGGCACGGCGATCGGACTCCGGTGAGACGGACGCGGGTATCGCCAAATTGCGAATCGGCTTTAAGGCATTGAAATCGGTTCCTTGGTATGCAGCCGG includes these proteins:
- a CDS encoding DUF1501 domain-containing protein, which gives rise to MSTFTIPQSSHLLERRAFLAHSATGLSGIALAAMLSEQGLLRAEEELDSTVSGKAPIRPPIDPSKPFAARPTHFPAAAKRVLVIFCSGACSHLDTFDFKPELIRRHGQPLPGADKLITFQGEQGNVTKSPWTFRPRGECGKMVSDLLPRLGALADDMCFVHSVHGKTNTHGPGENFMSTGFTLDGFPSMGAWTTYALGTENENLPAYVAIPDPRGTPQNSVNNWGPGFLPAAYQGTDFNALKPIRNLAIPASVSPESDRRAREFLKQMNERMQERYTGDSELAARIASYELAARMQLSIPEVSDLSTETAATLANYGADDTTHPLKASYAKNCLLARKLLEKGVRFVQLFNGAYQTGGEGVSNWDGHKALEQQYNLHGPVLDQPTAALIQDLKQRGMLQDTLVVWCTEFGRMPTFQKGASGRDHNPEGFTCWMAGAGVKAPFSFGATDEFGYKAVENKVSVHDFHATILHLLGLDHERLTFYYNGLERRLTDVHGQVIREILR